A stretch of DNA from Corallococcus silvisoli:
TCGCAGGAGGCCATCAAGATGCTGGGCACCAACGGCGGCGGCTTCTTCAACGCCAACAGCGCCCATCCCTTCGAGAACCCCACCCCCCTCACCAACTTCGTCCAGCTGCTGCTCATCTTCGTCATCCCCGCGGGCCTCACGCACACCTACGGGAAGATGACCGGCGACACGAAGCAGGGCTGGGCCCTCTTCGCCGCCATGTCCGTCCTCTTCCTCGTGGGCGCTGGCGCCAGCTACGCCGCCGAATCCCACGCCAACCCCGCGCTCGCGTCCGCCCACGTCCTCCAGGACGGGAACCTGGAGGGCAAGGAGGCCCGCTTCGGCGTCGCGGCCTCCACCCTGTTCGCCACCGTCACCACCGACGCGTCGTGCGGCGCGGTGAACTCCATGCACGACAGCTTCACCGCGCTGGGCGGACTGGTGCCGCTGGTCAACATGCAGCTGGGCGAGGTCATCTTCGGCGGCGTGGGCGCGGGCCTCTACGGCATCCTGGTGATGGCGGTGCTCGCGGTCTTCATCGCCGGCCTGATGGTGGGCCGCACCCCGGAGTTCCTGGGCAAGAAGATCGAAGCGCGCGAGATGAAGCTCGCGATGCTGTACGTGCTCGTCTTCCCGCTGGTCGCCCTGGGGTTGTCCGCCGTGGGCGCGGTGCTGCCGCAGGGCACGTCGTCGCTCAACAACGCGGGCCCGCACGGCCTGTCGGAGATCCTCTACGCGTACACCAGCGGCGTCGCCAACAACGGCAGCGCCTTCGCCGGCCTCAACGCGAACACGTCGTTCTGGAACATCAGCCTGGGCATGGCGATGCTCGCGGGCCGCTTCCTGATGATGGTGCCGGTGCTGGCGCTGGCGGGGTCGCTCGTGGGCAAGAAGGTCGTGCCCCCCGGCCCCGGCACCTTCCCCACCCAGGGCGTGCTCTTCACCGGCCTGCTCGTGAGCGTCGTCGTCATCGTGGGTGCGCTGACGTTCTTCCCCGCGCTGTCCCTGGGCCCCATCGTCGAGCACTTCCTCGGCGCGGCCGGAAAGGTGTACTGACCATGGCCCCCGCCTCCAAGCCGGCGTCCCTGCTGGACCCCGCGCTGCTCAAGCCCGCCGTCTGGGAGAGCCTCAAGAAGCTCCGCCCGCGCGACGTGGCCCGCAACCCGGTGATGTTCGTGGTGTGGGCCGGCAGCCTCCTCACCACCGTGTTCGTCCTCAAGGACCTGGTGAGCCCCCACGGTGGCAGCGCGCCCCTCTGGTTCACCGTGGGGGTGACGCTGTGGCTGTGGTTCACCGTCCTCTTCGCCAACTTCGCGGAGGCCGTGGCGGAGGGCCGGGGCAAGGCCCAGGCGAGCGCCCTGCGCCGCATGCGGCAGGACACCCAGGCCCGCCGACTCCGCGACGACGGCCGCGAGGAGCGCGTCGGCGCGCCCGCCCTGCGCAAGGGCGACCGCGTGGTGTGCGAGGCCGGCGACGTCATCCCCGGCGACGGAGACGTGGTGGAGGGCATCGCCAGCGTGGACGAGTCCGCCGTCACCGGTGAGTCCGCCCCCGTCATCCGCGAGTCCGGCGGCGACCGCTCCGCCGTCACGGGCGGCACCAAGGTGCTGTCCGACCGCATCGTCATCCGCATCAGCGTGGACCCCGGCGAGTCGTTCCTCGACCGGATGATTGGGCTGGTGGAGGGCGCGGCCCGCAAGAAGACGCCCAATGAGATCGCCCTGCACATCCTGCTGGTGGGCCTCACGCTGGTGTTCCTCATGGCGTGCGTGACGCTGGTGCCGCTGGCGCTCTACTCCGGCGTGCGGCTGTCCGGCACCGCGGTGGTCGCGCTGCTGGTGTGCCTCATCCCCACCACCATTGGCGGACTGCTGAGCGCCATTGGCATCGCGGGCATGGACCGGCTGCTGCGCAAGAACGTGCTCGCGCTCAGCGGGCGCGCGGTGGAGGCGGCGGGCGACGTGGACACGCTGCTGCTGGACAAGACGGGCACCATCACCCTGGGCAACCGCATGGCCACGGAGCTGTTGCCCCTGCCGGGCATCCGCATCGAGGAGCTGGCGGAGGCCGCGCAGCTGGCGAGCCTGGCGGACGAGACCCCGGAGGGGCGCTCCGTCGTCACGC
This window harbors:
- the kdpA gene encoding potassium-transporting ATPase subunit KdpA, whose protein sequence is MTLIGWLQILLFFAAVLALTKPVGLYLFHVFESPTQPLPRVLGPVERVLLRLCGVDRAREQTWGRYTAALLAFSAMSVVGLYVLQRLQHVLPFNPQHLPAVGPALAFNTAASFTSNTNWQSYAGESTMSYATQMVGLTWQNFASAAAGMGVALALARGLTRRPGPDGHKTLGNFWVDLVRGTLYVLLPLSFLVALFFVSQGVLQNLSPYHPVTTVEGVKQTLAFGPVASQEAIKMLGTNGGGFFNANSAHPFENPTPLTNFVQLLLIFVIPAGLTHTYGKMTGDTKQGWALFAAMSVLFLVGAGASYAAESHANPALASAHVLQDGNLEGKEARFGVAASTLFATVTTDASCGAVNSMHDSFTALGGLVPLVNMQLGEVIFGGVGAGLYGILVMAVLAVFIAGLMVGRTPEFLGKKIEAREMKLAMLYVLVFPLVALGLSAVGAVLPQGTSSLNNAGPHGLSEILYAYTSGVANNGSAFAGLNANTSFWNISLGMAMLAGRFLMMVPVLALAGSLVGKKVVPPGPGTFPTQGVLFTGLLVSVVVIVGALTFFPALSLGPIVEHFLGAAGKVY
- the kdpB gene encoding potassium-transporting ATPase subunit KdpB; the encoded protein is MAPASKPASLLDPALLKPAVWESLKKLRPRDVARNPVMFVVWAGSLLTTVFVLKDLVSPHGGSAPLWFTVGVTLWLWFTVLFANFAEAVAEGRGKAQASALRRMRQDTQARRLRDDGREERVGAPALRKGDRVVCEAGDVIPGDGDVVEGIASVDESAVTGESAPVIRESGGDRSAVTGGTKVLSDRIVIRISVDPGESFLDRMIGLVEGAARKKTPNEIALHILLVGLTLVFLMACVTLVPLALYSGVRLSGTAVVALLVCLIPTTIGGLLSAIGIAGMDRLLRKNVLALSGRAVEAAGDVDTLLLDKTGTITLGNRMATELLPLPGIRIEELAEAAQLASLADETPEGRSVVTLVKDTYKMRPRELRAHQATFVPFTAQTRMSGCDLVDPHPRSIRKGAVDAIMRHVKEQGGAVPVELSQAADRIGDAGGTPLAVADGARVLGIIHLKDVVKGGIHERFDRFRAMGIRTVMITGDNPRTAAAIAREAGVDDFLAEATPEAKLALIRAEQGKGKLVAMTGDGTNDAPALAQADVGVAMNTGTQAAKEAGNMVDLDSNPTKLLEVVEVGKQLLMTRGTLTTFSIANDVAKYFAILPALFMGVFPQIAPLNVMGLTSPFSAILSAVIFNALIIVALIPLALKGVRYRPLGAAALLRRSLLLYGVGGVIVPFLGIKVIDVLLTTVGLA